One Porphyromonas pogonae genomic region harbors:
- a CDS encoding 3'-5' exonuclease yields MKLKLKNPIIVFDLETTGVNLSNDRIIEISILKVSPDGLEETKTRRINPDMPIPKESIAIHGITDEDVQDCPKFKEVAKSLYQWIEGCDIVGFNSNRFDVPMLVEEFLRAGIDVDFSKRKLIDVQTIFHKMEKRTLEAAYKFYCGKVLENAHSAEADTYATYEVLQGQLDKYEDLENDVAFLSDFSRFNNNVDFAGCLVYNDKSEEVINFGKYRGQKATDVLQKDPGYYGWIMQSNFTLDTKNCFTRIRLANNI; encoded by the coding sequence ATGAAACTGAAACTCAAAAATCCTATTATAGTTTTTGACCTCGAGACTACGGGGGTTAATCTATCCAACGATAGAATTATAGAAATATCTATACTCAAGGTTAGTCCTGATGGATTGGAAGAAACCAAAACGAGAAGAATTAACCCGGATATGCCTATCCCCAAAGAAAGTATAGCTATCCATGGAATCACGGACGAAGATGTACAAGACTGCCCTAAATTTAAAGAGGTGGCTAAAAGCTTATATCAATGGATTGAAGGGTGTGATATTGTTGGGTTCAATTCCAATCGTTTTGATGTACCGATGCTCGTGGAAGAATTTCTGAGAGCAGGTATTGATGTAGATTTCTCCAAGAGGAAATTAATAGACGTGCAGACAATATTCCACAAAATGGAGAAACGTACACTGGAAGCTGCTTATAAGTTTTACTGTGGTAAGGTTCTTGAAAACGCACATTCTGCTGAGGCAGACACTTATGCTACTTATGAAGTATTGCAGGGGCAACTGGATAAATATGAAGATTTGGAGAACGATGTAGCATTCTTATCAGATTTCTCCAGATTTAATAATAACGTTGACTTTGCAGGTTGTCTTGTGTATAATGATAAGTCAGAAGAAGTTATTAATTTTGGTAAATACAGAGGACAGAAGGCTACGGATGTTTTACAGAAAGATCCGGGTTATTACGGTTGGATCATGCAATCCAATTTCACGCTTGACACCAAAAATTGTTTTACACGTATCAGACTCGCTAATAATATCTAA
- a CDS encoding acyltransferase family protein has translation MGNIASNVFADTKPHYNILDGLRGVAALMVLIYHVFEGFSTSPVDQWCNHGYLAVQFFFILSGFVIGYAYDDRWKRMGVGEFFKRRLIRLHPMVVMGIILGVAAFIIQGSVKWDGSPVSISYVILAMLCTLFMIPAAPGSAIDIRGNGELFPLNGPYWSLFVEYIGNILYVLFLRHLSNRILTILVAITGVGMAWYAIGNGSGYGHLGVGWTMDNHYLEAGILSMTFCFSIGLLISRVFKPIHIRGAFWICSLAVIILTSIPHLGGTQMPWLNGIYDTICVAVLFPLVIWVGASGKTTDTKSAAICKFWGDVSYPMYVVHYPSMYLFYAWVWNNGFTLRQTWAVGLTLIVGNIILAYFFLKVYDIPVRRWLSKVCLTKK, from the coding sequence ATGGGAAATATAGCTTCTAATGTCTTTGCAGACACTAAGCCTCATTATAATATTCTGGATGGATTGCGAGGAGTTGCGGCACTGATGGTATTGATTTATCATGTGTTTGAGGGTTTCTCTACAAGTCCTGTGGATCAGTGGTGCAATCATGGATATCTGGCTGTCCAATTCTTTTTTATACTCTCAGGCTTTGTTATAGGTTATGCTTATGATGACCGCTGGAAGCGAATGGGTGTTGGAGAATTTTTCAAAAGAAGGCTTATTCGTTTGCACCCTATGGTAGTAATGGGGATAATATTAGGAGTGGCTGCGTTTATCATCCAAGGTAGTGTAAAATGGGATGGATCTCCTGTATCTATTTCTTATGTGATATTGGCAATGCTGTGTACCCTTTTTATGATTCCTGCAGCACCCGGGTCAGCCATTGATATCAGGGGCAATGGAGAGTTGTTCCCATTGAACGGACCTTATTGGTCTTTGTTTGTGGAATATATCGGCAATATTTTATACGTTTTATTTCTACGGCATTTATCCAATCGTATTTTGACTATACTTGTTGCTATTACAGGAGTAGGTATGGCGTGGTATGCCATAGGCAATGGCTCTGGTTATGGGCATTTGGGGGTGGGGTGGACGATGGACAATCATTATCTCGAAGCAGGCATTCTTTCTATGACTTTTTGTTTTTCGATAGGTCTACTAATATCAAGAGTATTCAAACCAATACATATCCGTGGGGCTTTTTGGATTTGTAGCCTAGCTGTGATTATTTTGACATCCATACCACATTTGGGAGGCACTCAAATGCCATGGTTAAACGGAATTTATGATACAATCTGTGTTGCAGTCTTGTTTCCTTTGGTAATCTGGGTGGGTGCATCGGGCAAAACAACAGATACTAAATCCGCTGCAATCTGTAAATTTTGGGGTGATGTCTCTTATCCTATGTATGTGGTGCATTACCCTTCGATGTATCTCTTTTATGCATGGGTCTGGAACAATGGCTTTACATTGCGACAAACTTGGGCTGTTGGCTTGACGCTGATTGTTGGTAATATAATCTTGGCATATTTCTTCTTGAAAGTATATGATATCCCGGTACGAAGATGGCTTAGTAAAGTCTGTTTGACCAAGAAATAG
- the porD gene encoding type IX secretion system protein PorD codes for MKIICKGFIFLLTAIALQYRPLYGQEIKATVSLDVKYTNNASTTLINELKRQISDYINLNTWTETKFLQQEKVNANFVFTLTQMDDLGNIKASLVVSALRPVYNSDYYTPLLNIKDDDIAFNIDDLKESSNELSNVRNNLSAILYYYCTLITFLNNESFAEHGGEDQLHKLEQIVSIASSQFDWSGWDKRLSKSRRFLYDGLISNTDVLNAFRNFWYRYHRLYLDELASHDVLFRHTLLPIIKLLEPISNKIPNSLTYLLLRYKMQEILLMSERMDYDDKTYINAFLTKNFPTLITQTYK; via the coding sequence ATGAAAATCATTTGCAAAGGCTTCATATTCTTATTGACTGCAATAGCATTGCAGTATCGTCCTCTATATGGTCAGGAGATCAAGGCGACGGTAAGCCTCGATGTGAAATACACCAACAATGCATCTACAACACTGATAAATGAACTGAAACGACAAATTAGTGATTATATCAATCTGAATACTTGGACTGAGACCAAATTCTTACAACAAGAAAAGGTTAATGCTAACTTTGTCTTTACCTTAACCCAAATGGATGATTTGGGTAATATCAAAGCTTCTTTGGTTGTGTCTGCACTCAGACCTGTGTACAATTCAGATTATTATACACCCCTGCTAAACATCAAAGATGATGATATTGCTTTCAATATTGACGACCTCAAAGAGAGTAGTAATGAATTGAGCAATGTGCGTAATAACTTATCAGCCATCTTATACTATTACTGTACACTTATTACTTTTCTAAACAATGAGAGCTTTGCTGAGCATGGAGGTGAAGATCAGCTCCACAAATTGGAACAGATAGTCTCCATAGCTTCGTCACAATTCGATTGGAGCGGTTGGGACAAAAGGTTATCCAAAAGTCGAAGGTTTTTATATGATGGACTGATTTCCAACACAGATGTTCTTAATGCTTTCCGAAACTTTTGGTATCGCTACCATAGACTTTATTTGGATGAATTAGCCTCCCATGATGTATTATTTCGGCATACGCTACTACCTATTATCAAGCTACTGGAACCTATCTCGAATAAGATTCCAAACTCACTCACTTATCTCCTGCTGAGATATAAAATGCAAGAAATTTTGCTTATGAGTGAAAGGATGGATTATGATGATAAAACGTATATTAACGCATTCCTAACTAAGAATTTTCCTACATTGATTACTCAAACATATAAGTAA
- the dnaN gene encoding DNA polymerase III subunit beta has product MKFTVASNEILQHLQAVARVISPKSTMTMPILGNIQFELKGNELTLTAADMGNRITTKLEVNNQGEDGAFTVLERMILEAIKELPDQPITFDINIKSKEASITYNNGLYSLVVESNETFPIAKELKPTAEKTVIDPKALLDGLLSTLFASSTDERRPIMTGVYMDFYEDKLVFVASDGRILVKHTNNNIKSPTHTSFSLSKKACMLLTRTLLPKEDKEAKVSYDYEYVHFELSGFTLTSRLLEGRYPNYNSVIPENNPFHIVVDKQLLLSASKRVAVFSNQASNMVRLEIHDNDIKLSANDIDFSVAAEEHVPCQCVEEDINIRIGFDSNMLQTILQNITSEEVTICLADQTRAGIIYPNENEDGIELCNLIIPMKLIGE; this is encoded by the coding sequence ATGAAATTTACAGTTGCAAGTAATGAGATTCTACAGCACCTACAAGCTGTTGCCAGAGTAATTTCTCCTAAAAGTACCATGACCATGCCTATCCTGGGTAACATTCAGTTTGAGCTCAAAGGAAATGAGCTTACACTGACTGCTGCTGACATGGGTAACCGAATAACGACTAAACTTGAAGTAAATAATCAGGGAGAAGATGGAGCCTTTACGGTATTGGAGAGAATGATACTGGAAGCCATTAAGGAGCTGCCTGATCAACCCATTACTTTTGATATAAATATAAAGAGCAAGGAGGCCTCCATTACTTACAACAATGGTCTCTACAGCTTAGTAGTGGAGTCAAACGAGACTTTCCCCATTGCTAAGGAATTAAAGCCCACCGCAGAAAAAACGGTAATTGATCCCAAAGCGTTATTAGATGGTTTGCTATCAACATTGTTTGCATCCAGCACAGACGAAAGACGTCCTATCATGACGGGAGTATATATGGATTTCTACGAAGATAAACTCGTGTTTGTTGCTTCTGACGGAAGAATCTTGGTAAAGCATACCAATAATAACATCAAGAGTCCCACACATACCTCTTTCTCTCTGTCTAAAAAAGCATGTATGCTCTTGACTCGCACATTACTACCCAAAGAGGACAAGGAGGCAAAAGTGAGCTATGATTATGAATACGTACATTTCGAATTGTCCGGATTCACTCTTACTTCTCGTCTGCTGGAGGGAAGATATCCCAACTATAACAGTGTAATACCAGAGAATAACCCATTCCATATTGTTGTAGACAAACAGCTCCTTCTTTCTGCCTCTAAACGTGTGGCTGTGTTCTCTAACCAAGCTAGCAATATGGTAAGACTGGAAATCCATGATAATGACATCAAACTATCGGCAAATGATATAGACTTCTCTGTAGCAGCAGAAGAGCATGTTCCTTGCCAATGTGTAGAAGAGGACATCAATATCAGGATAGGATTTGACTCTAATATGCTCCAGACTATCTTACAGAATATTACTTCAGAAGAAGTTACTATATGTCTTGCAGACCAGACAAGAGCTGGAATCATATACCCTAATGAGAATGAAGATGGCATAGAACTATGTAATCTTATTATCCCTATGAAACTTATCGGTGAATAA
- the coaBC gene encoding bifunctional phosphopantothenoylcysteine decarboxylase/phosphopantothenate--cysteine ligase CoaBC, which translates to MGNLKGKHIVLGITGSIAAYKAAVLTRLLIKEGAEVQIVITPAGKEFITPITLSALTSKPVISEFFSGRDGTWNSHVDLGLWADAMLIAPATAASIGKMAHGIADNMLITTYLSAKADVFIAPAMDLDMFAHPSTQENLEILKRRGNIIIEPGEGELASHLVGKGRMEEPEVIVERLKSHFAKKQSLQGKQILITAGPTYENIDPVRFIGNHSTGLMGICIANEFRDRGADVTLVLGPSSLSPKDENIKIIRVTSALEMLAACKKYISTTDIAVFSAAVADYRPSISFEEKMKREPKDEINISLIKNPDIAATFGKEKTDKQYFVGFSLETSSGEEEAQRKLRNKNLDMIVLNSLKHEGAGFGHSTNLITIFDKSGNKEVYELKAKEHVAQDIVDYIEKVIR; encoded by the coding sequence GTGGGTAATCTCAAAGGTAAACATATTGTTCTAGGGATAACAGGAAGCATAGCTGCTTATAAAGCTGCGGTGCTGACAAGACTTTTAATAAAAGAGGGAGCAGAAGTTCAGATCGTAATCACTCCCGCCGGTAAAGAGTTTATTACTCCTATTACATTATCTGCATTGACATCAAAACCGGTGATCAGTGAATTCTTTTCGGGGAGAGATGGGACATGGAATAGTCATGTGGATTTAGGATTGTGGGCAGATGCTATGCTGATAGCTCCTGCTACAGCTGCCTCAATAGGTAAAATGGCTCATGGCATTGCCGATAATATGCTCATAACAACCTACCTCTCAGCCAAAGCCGATGTTTTTATCGCACCGGCTATGGATCTTGATATGTTTGCTCATCCAAGTACTCAGGAGAATCTTGAGATTCTCAAGCGCAGAGGAAATATCATCATTGAGCCTGGTGAAGGAGAGTTAGCCAGCCATTTAGTGGGCAAAGGACGCATGGAAGAGCCGGAAGTGATTGTAGAGAGATTGAAATCGCATTTTGCTAAAAAGCAAAGTCTGCAAGGGAAACAAATTCTGATTACAGCAGGACCTACATATGAAAACATTGATCCGGTGCGCTTCATCGGCAACCACTCCACAGGATTAATGGGGATATGCATAGCTAATGAATTTAGAGATAGAGGAGCCGATGTTACTTTGGTTTTGGGCCCAAGTTCATTGAGTCCTAAAGATGAAAACATCAAAATAATCCGAGTAACTTCGGCTCTAGAGATGCTTGCAGCTTGTAAAAAATATATTTCCACAACTGATATTGCCGTTTTTAGTGCAGCAGTTGCCGATTATAGACCGTCTATATCATTTGAAGAGAAGATGAAACGCGAGCCAAAAGACGAAATAAATATCTCATTGATAAAGAATCCTGATATAGCAGCAACATTTGGCAAAGAAAAGACAGATAAGCAATATTTTGTAGGGTTCTCTTTGGAGACGTCTTCCGGAGAAGAAGAAGCACAAAGGAAGCTTCGGAATAAAAATTTGGATATGATCGTACTCAATTCTCTCAAACATGAAGGGGCAGGCTTCGGACATTCTACTAATCTTATCACCATTTTTGATAAAAGTGGAAATAAAGAGGTTTATGAGCTTAAGGCAAAAGAGCATGTTGCACAAGATATTGTAGATTATATTGAGAAGGTTATTCGATGA
- the aroB gene encoding 3-dehydroquinate synthase, with amino-acid sequence MRVIYNSLGRECISAIAEIPHDFLFILCDSQVYNLHKEGALKDILSMLHPTHLQVFEASERSKSIDSATDLWEWLIAEGATRKSLLVNIGGGVVTDLGGYVASCYMRGIKTINIPTTLLAMVDASTGGKTGVNHQGIKNIIGVFYMPEEVIIDTCFLSTQAIPDLLSGYAEVIKHALLGGMESWKKCCMTDPLALTGEEWKDIVAENVIFKESIVAADFKESGLRKILNLGHTFGHAIESLSHYKQLAPLKHGEAVAIGMIIELYLTSSLLGTSTKTLYQLVQICRENFSPYAYNCKDYDSIIGYMTHDKKNAGNKISFIGLAQPGETKAIEIEDKEILKKGLDFYRETFGG; translated from the coding sequence ATGCGCGTCATATATAATTCATTGGGTCGTGAGTGTATCTCTGCAATTGCAGAGATACCTCACGACTTTCTATTTATATTATGTGATAGCCAGGTTTATAATCTACATAAGGAGGGGGCATTAAAAGATATTTTATCCATGTTACACCCTACCCACTTGCAGGTATTCGAAGCTTCTGAAAGGTCAAAAAGCATAGACTCAGCCACAGATTTATGGGAATGGCTTATAGCTGAAGGAGCAACAAGAAAGTCCTTGTTGGTAAATATCGGTGGCGGAGTCGTTACAGATTTGGGGGGGTATGTAGCTTCATGCTACATGAGGGGGATTAAAACAATTAACATCCCCACAACCCTTTTGGCCATGGTAGACGCTTCTACAGGAGGGAAGACAGGGGTAAATCACCAAGGGATAAAGAACATCATAGGTGTATTTTATATGCCGGAAGAAGTTATAATTGACACCTGCTTCTTGAGCACGCAAGCTATTCCTGATTTGCTCTCTGGGTATGCAGAGGTAATCAAACATGCACTCTTGGGTGGGATGGAAAGCTGGAAGAAATGCTGCATGACGGATCCCCTTGCACTTACAGGAGAAGAATGGAAAGACATTGTTGCTGAAAATGTAATTTTCAAAGAGTCTATTGTAGCTGCTGACTTCAAAGAAAGTGGTTTGAGAAAAATCTTAAACCTCGGACATACCTTTGGACATGCCATTGAGAGCCTCAGCCATTATAAGCAACTTGCCCCACTCAAACATGGGGAAGCGGTAGCAATAGGCATGATCATAGAACTATATCTGACGTCATCACTACTAGGGACATCTACGAAAACACTCTATCAATTAGTTCAAATTTGCAGAGAAAATTTTTCACCTTATGCTTATAACTGCAAGGACTATGATTCCATCATAGGATATATGACGCATGATAAGAAAAATGCCGGAAATAAAATTAGTTTCATCGGCCTTGCACAACCCGGTGAAACAAAGGCAATTGAAATAGAAGACAAAGAAATTTTGAAAAAAGGCCTTGATTTCTATCGTGAAACCTTTGGCGGATAA
- the alaS gene encoding alanine--tRNA ligase produces MLTSKEIRDSFKAFFESKQHHIVPSAPMVIKGDPTLMFTNAGMNQFKDIILGNTEAKYARVADSQKCLRVSGKHNDLEEVGRDTYHHTMFEMLGNWSFGDYFKKEAIEWAWEFLTDVLKISPDILYVTVFEGAESDKLERDNEAADIWAKFLPKERIINGNKHDNFWEMGDTGPCGPCSEIHIDIRPQAEKEKVDGLTLVNQSHPQVIEIWNLVFMQFNRKADGSLEPLPKKVIDTGMGFERLCMAIQGKTSNYDTDIFTPLIDALSTMTGITYGKEEQADIAMRVISDHIRTIAFAITDGQLPSNAKAGYVIRRILRRAVRYGYTFLNRKAPFMYRLLPVLIETMGDAYPELQANKTLIEKVVKEEEESFLRTLETGIRLLDKKVEEAKLSGKTMLNGEDVFVLYDTYGFPLDLTALILEDHKMTVDEKGFHEQMQKQKERARNAAAVDAGDWVSVHEGESKFVGYDLTESDTEIIRYRQVKQKNKEYYQVVLTSTPFYAEMGGQVGDSGYLQDEEGNKYAIFDTKRENNLAVHLMNKLPENIDETFFAVIDQEKRRAAEANHTATHLLHEALRELLGNHVEQKGSFVSPEVLRFDFSHFSKVTAEELREVEMLVNVKIRKDLQREEYRDLPIEKAKAMGAMALFGEKYGDEVRVLKYGTSVELCGGTHIPSTGMIGSFRIISESSVAAGVRRIEAVTGKGAERYIYEQEDLLNEVKGLFNNNPNLLKGIQKLMEENSQLRKEVEGFAKARIASVKAEIISKHFIENGIRVYTLHDEMPADQVKDLAFQISGETAPQDSFIFVAGTSDKDKCNLTVMLSKDLTEKGLNAGQLVRNASKLIQGGGGGQAHFATAGGKNSAGLKEAIDAVLKEAGVM; encoded by the coding sequence ATGTTGACATCTAAAGAAATCAGAGATTCATTCAAAGCTTTTTTTGAAAGCAAACAGCATCACATCGTTCCTTCCGCCCCTATGGTGATCAAAGGAGACCCCACACTCATGTTTACAAATGCAGGTATGAACCAATTTAAGGATATTATCCTGGGAAATACAGAAGCAAAATATGCCCGTGTGGCGGACTCGCAAAAATGCCTGCGAGTGAGCGGTAAACACAATGATCTGGAAGAAGTAGGACGCGATACCTACCACCACACTATGTTTGAGATGCTTGGCAACTGGTCTTTTGGGGATTATTTCAAGAAGGAAGCAATAGAATGGGCATGGGAGTTTCTTACAGATGTATTGAAGATATCGCCGGATATTCTTTATGTAACAGTTTTTGAAGGAGCCGAATCGGACAAACTGGAACGAGACAATGAAGCTGCTGATATCTGGGCAAAATTCTTGCCCAAAGAACGTATTATCAATGGTAACAAACATGATAATTTCTGGGAAATGGGTGACACAGGACCTTGCGGACCTTGCTCGGAAATACATATTGATATACGCCCTCAGGCTGAAAAGGAAAAGGTAGATGGGCTCACATTGGTAAACCAAAGCCATCCGCAAGTAATAGAGATATGGAATTTGGTGTTTATGCAATTTAATCGTAAAGCAGATGGTAGCCTGGAACCCCTACCCAAAAAGGTAATTGATACGGGAATGGGATTTGAAAGGCTTTGCATGGCCATCCAAGGCAAGACATCCAATTACGACACGGATATATTCACCCCCCTCATAGATGCGCTAAGCACTATGACAGGAATCACTTACGGCAAGGAGGAGCAAGCAGACATTGCCATGCGTGTTATATCTGACCATATACGCACCATAGCTTTTGCCATTACCGACGGGCAACTACCATCAAACGCCAAAGCCGGTTACGTGATCCGTCGTATCCTGCGCCGTGCAGTACGATATGGCTATACTTTCCTAAATAGAAAGGCTCCCTTCATGTACCGTCTGCTACCGGTTCTTATCGAAACAATGGGCGATGCTTATCCCGAACTGCAAGCCAACAAAACGCTCATTGAGAAGGTGGTGAAAGAAGAAGAAGAAAGTTTCCTGCGCACTCTGGAAACAGGAATACGCCTCTTGGACAAAAAAGTAGAAGAGGCCAAACTATCTGGCAAAACAATGCTCAATGGTGAAGACGTTTTTGTACTTTATGACACTTATGGTTTCCCTCTGGACTTGACGGCACTCATCCTGGAAGATCATAAGATGACCGTGGATGAGAAGGGATTTCACGAGCAAATGCAGAAGCAAAAAGAACGTGCACGCAACGCTGCCGCTGTTGATGCGGGAGACTGGGTGAGTGTACATGAAGGCGAAAGTAAGTTCGTCGGTTATGATTTGACCGAGAGTGATACTGAAATCATCAGATACAGACAAGTAAAACAGAAAAATAAGGAGTATTATCAAGTAGTTTTGACCTCTACCCCGTTTTATGCTGAGATGGGTGGACAAGTAGGTGACAGTGGTTATCTGCAAGATGAAGAAGGCAATAAATATGCTATATTCGATACCAAACGAGAAAATAACCTAGCCGTTCATCTCATGAACAAACTACCAGAGAACATTGATGAGACATTCTTCGCTGTGATAGATCAGGAAAAAAGACGTGCAGCAGAAGCCAACCACACTGCAACACACTTATTGCACGAGGCATTGCGCGAGTTGCTGGGTAATCATGTAGAACAAAAAGGATCATTTGTAAGCCCGGAAGTTCTGAGATTCGACTTCTCACATTTTTCTAAAGTGACAGCAGAAGAACTTCGTGAAGTAGAAATGCTAGTCAATGTTAAAATAAGAAAGGATTTGCAACGGGAAGAATACAGAGATCTACCCATAGAAAAAGCTAAGGCTATGGGTGCTATGGCTCTTTTTGGAGAAAAATATGGAGACGAAGTACGTGTGCTTAAATATGGTACATCGGTAGAATTATGCGGAGGTACACATATCCCCTCGACGGGCATGATAGGATCTTTTCGCATTATCTCTGAAAGCTCTGTAGCTGCGGGAGTAAGACGCATTGAAGCTGTTACGGGTAAAGGTGCAGAAAGGTATATTTACGAGCAGGAAGATTTGCTCAACGAAGTCAAAGGGCTCTTCAATAACAACCCCAACCTGCTCAAAGGTATCCAAAAACTAATGGAAGAGAACTCACAGCTCCGAAAAGAAGTTGAGGGATTTGCCAAAGCGCGCATAGCCTCTGTAAAAGCGGAAATTATCTCTAAACACTTTATAGAGAATGGCATAAGAGTTTATACCTTGCATGATGAAATGCCTGCTGATCAGGTAAAAGATCTTGCTTTTCAGATCTCAGGTGAAACAGCTCCGCAAGACTCATTTATATTTGTAGCCGGAACATCGGACAAAGATAAGTGTAATCTCACCGTGATGCTATCCAAAGACCTCACCGAAAAAGGGCTCAATGCAGGGCAACTGGTAAGAAACGCTTCCAAACTTATTCAAGGAGGTGGCGGAGGCCAAGCACACTTTGCTACAGCAGGCGGCAAAAACAGTGCGGGCTTGAAAGAAGCTATAGATGCGGTGCTGAAAGAAGCAGGTGTGATGTAA
- the asnA gene encoding aspartate--ammonia ligase — MSKLYIPEGYSPLLNLKQTELGIKSIKDFFQANLSSELRLRRVTAPLFVEKGIGLNDDLNGIERPVTFPIKDMNEQCAEIVHSLAKWKRLMLAEYDIKEGYGIYTDMNAIRADEELDNLHSLYVDQWDWEMVITPEQRSLAFLKDIVERIYGAMLRTEFMVYELFPSIEPCLPRSIKFIHSEELLMQYPELSAKEREDAICEKYGAVFIIGIGASLSNGEPHDGRSPDYDDWCSVNEDGYVGLNGDLLIWNPILSKGMELSSMGIRVNPMTLKQQLSIRGQEEKLNLYFHQRLANEELPLSIGGGIGQSRLCMYYLRKAHIGEIQSSIWPQDMRSQAMSHRIHLI; from the coding sequence ATGTCAAAATTGTATATTCCGGAAGGATATTCACCTCTCCTAAACCTCAAACAAACCGAACTCGGTATTAAAAGTATAAAGGATTTTTTTCAGGCCAACCTTTCTTCAGAGCTAAGACTACGACGAGTTACGGCTCCACTTTTTGTAGAAAAAGGCATTGGTCTCAATGACGATCTCAATGGTATAGAAAGACCCGTAACATTTCCTATCAAAGACATGAATGAGCAGTGTGCTGAGATTGTACACTCCCTAGCCAAGTGGAAACGACTCATGCTCGCTGAATATGATATTAAAGAAGGATATGGCATCTATACGGATATGAATGCCATCAGAGCGGACGAAGAACTTGACAATCTCCATTCTCTATATGTAGATCAATGGGATTGGGAAATGGTAATCACACCTGAACAGCGATCTCTGGCATTTCTCAAAGATATTGTTGAGCGAATCTATGGAGCCATGTTACGAACCGAATTTATGGTTTACGAACTTTTCCCCAGTATTGAGCCTTGCTTGCCTCGGAGCATCAAATTTATTCATAGCGAGGAACTTCTCATGCAGTACCCCGAATTATCAGCTAAAGAACGCGAAGATGCTATATGTGAAAAATACGGAGCTGTTTTTATCATAGGCATAGGAGCCTCTCTTTCCAATGGTGAACCTCATGACGGCAGATCACCTGACTATGATGACTGGTGTTCTGTCAACGAAGACGGTTATGTAGGGCTCAACGGAGATCTTCTCATCTGGAATCCGATCCTTTCCAAAGGCATGGAACTTTCCTCGATGGGAATTAGAGTGAATCCCATGACCCTAAAGCAACAACTTAGCATTAGAGGACAAGAAGAAAAATTGAATCTTTATTTTCATCAAAGACTTGCCAATGAAGAGCTCCCCCTTTCTATCGGTGGTGGTATAGGTCAGTCACGCCTGTGCATGTATTATCTTCGTAAAGCTCATATTGGAGAGATACAGTCGAGCATATGGCCACAGGATATGCGCTCCCAAGCAATGAGCCACCGTATCCATCTTATTTAA